The Thalassotalea sp. LPB0316 nucleotide sequence ACAAGTTACTGTTAACATTGCCATTATCATCTTAGAAAAATCTCTTTATTTTCAATATGTAGATTAGCAGGTAATGCTTTAATTTGTAAATGACTAGGCCTGTGATAGCAGGATCACCAAGGCAAAGACTAAAAACTTTTCAACAATTCATCGTGTTTCGTTAAATAGGTCCAGTGCGTGAGTGGCACCGCTAACCTAAAACAATCGACTTATAAAACACGTTTTTACCGTTTTTAACCTCACTAAAACAACGCTTCATTGGAATTACATATTTACACAATATTAAACACAACAGTCCTATTTTTAATTGGCCATTAATTTAAACTTTACTCAGCTTTAATGAAATGTGAATAAATTGATAATTTGTTGATTTATTTAATATGTTTTACAGATTAACCGACCGTGCAGGTAGGTAACAAATGAAGGAAAATAACCATGGCTTTATTCGGACATGACGAGAAACAAGATCTTAGACTTGATTCGCTAGAGCAACACGTACGCGGTTTGTCACAGCTTGTACAACAAACTCAAATGGATATCGCAAGTTTAAATTTAACAGTAATGAGTATTCAAACTCAGCTAGCTGACAAATTATCAGCGAAGGAACTAGATCCAGCCTTTGAAACACTTAACAACGAGATTAAATCAGCGCGCGTTGAACTTGATCGTGTTAGTGAAGCGGCTTCAGATACTTGGCAACCTCTTCAAGCAGGCGTGAGTGAATCGTTATCGCGTTTACGAGAGCAAGTTGAGCAACTAAAGGCAGACAAGTAAATAACCCCGGAGGCTTATAGCATGACAAAAGATGCATCATTAAGTGAGTTAGAGAAACTACGCGAAGAAGTGGCTGAACTCAAGGCTACGAAACAAGCTGTTGAGCAGTCGCTTGTGCAAGATGCTCCAATAGCTGATGAAGCCGAGCCACCTGTTCAAGCTATGGCACAAGACGCCGTTGAATCACCAACCGAAGAACACAAGGTTACAGACGATAGTGAAAAAGCCGAGCAGCAAGTTACTTCAGATCAGGCACAACTTGAAGAGTTAAAAGCGCTATTAGCGAAAGAGATCAAAGACTTGCCAACGGTAACCACACTAGCTGTGTTTTCTTTAGGGATTTTAATGGGGCGCTACTTGCGCTAGTTAGGAGATAGATATGAACGAACTACTTATGAAAGTAAAAATATTATTTCGCTCTGAAATGATGCTACTGAAGTCTGAGAGCAACCGTCGTGTTAACACGGTGCTATTAAGCGCAATTTCAATTGGTGCGCTATTGATTGGTGTTGTCTTCTTTAACATAGGTCTCTTTTTTAAATTCACTGAGCAAGAGGTGTATTCCTCATCAGCGTTTTGGTTAGCGCTATTAAACTTAGTTATTGCTGCCATTCCTTTATTAATTGCTAAGCAAATTAAGCCGGGTGCACAAGATCAAATGATCGAAGACATTCGAAATATGGCGATGGATGAGCTAACTCAAGATTTTAATAAGGTTAACCAAGAAGTTGAAGAAGTTGGTCAGAGTATTAAAAACGTAAAGTCGAGCATTTCAAATATTGGCTCGGGAAGTTTAACTGGTATGGGTCCATTGCTTGGTTTAGCAATTGATCTTTTGAAGAAAAAGTAATTTAACGGAGAATTTATTATGGCATTTTTATCTGATAGTGTAAGAGCTTCAGGGCAACTTGGAACAGGGTTTGGTATTAGTATTGTAATACTGGGCATTATTTGTTTGATAGCCCCTTTTGTGACAGGCCTAGCAACCACTGCGATGCTTTCTGTACTTATTCTAGCTGCAGGTATTACAACACTTGCCTATGTGTTTAATGCAAAGTCATTTGGTGCAGGTGCATTACAGTTTGTTAGTGGCGCACTAATCACTGCATTGGGTAGTTACATGCTAGCAAACCCAACTGAAAGCTTAGGGGCGTTTACCATTGCCGTTATTGCTTATTTACTTATCGATGGTATTTTAACAGTTGTTACGAGCTTTAAGTTAAAACCAATTAGTGGTTGGGGTTGGACATTAGCAAGCGGTTTAAGTAGCTTATTGCTTGGTGGTTTACTATGGTACCAATGGCCATTGTCAGGTGCTTTTGCCATCGGTATTTTAGTTGGTGTTCGCTTGATTTTTGCAGGCTGGTCGTATGTGATGTTAGGTGCTGTCACTAATCAAGTAGGCAATGAAATCGAAAAAGAAATCGAAAAAGAAATCGATAACGAAACTGAAAAAGCAATAGGCGTGTAAACGCCTGTAAGGATATAAAATGACTGGTTTGGATTATTTTGCTTGGGTTGTGTTTATCACCATTATTGTTGCAGCTTTAGCGATAGTGGTGGCACTGTGTAAAATCCCTGGAAAGATTGCAAAAGATAATAATCACCCACAAGCTGAAGCGATCAATGTTGCTGGTTGGCTTGGGTTGTTACTTTCTTTTGGAGTGATTTGGGTAATCGCGATTATTTGGGCAAAAACCAAGCCAGTAACAACTAATGTCCCTTCGGAAATTGAAGATATCAAAGCATCGATTGCTCAACTTCAAAAGCAGTTGGAAGCAAAACAAGGAGATGATGCATGTTAGTTTTTTGTACGATAATATTTATAGCACTGTTATTTGTCTTAATTAAAATTAATGTACTACCTAATTCATCAAAGACTTGGGCGCTTCTGGTTCCATTTGAGTTCTTCTTGATCCTAGGGTTTTTCATCCCTTTGCAATGGGGCGCACCAGCAGCTGATGTGAGAGCACTAGCCTATACTGTACCAATTACGCCGAACGTTGCCGGTCAAGTAACTGAAGTTTTGGTTGAACCTAATGTTGAAATTCAAAAAGGCCAACCGCTGTTTACTATTGATCCGACGCAGTACGAAGCGGCGCTTGAAGGTTTACAAGCACAGCTTGCCCTAGCTAAGACGCGTTTAAAGCAATCTGAAGAGCTAGCCAAGCAAGACGCGGGCTCAATTTATGAGTTACAAGCTTATCAAGCACAAGTTCAAGGCCTTGAAGCGCAGATCAAAAACGCTCAATGGAACTTAGACGAAACGGTTGTTAAAGCGCCAACCGATGGCATAGTAACAAACTTAGCCTTACGTCCGGGTCAGCGTGTAGTCAATGCACCTAATTATATGGCGATGTCGTTTACTGATACCTCAGAGATTATTCTAGGCTCACAAGTATTGCAAAACTTTAGCCGTAATATTAAGCCCGGCAATATTGTTGAAGTTACCTTCAAAGCTTATCCAGGCAAGGTTTATGCAGGTGAAGTTGTTCATATGATTCCAGCAACAGCTCAAGGTCAATTTGCTAATACAGGGATGAATATTACGCCACAAAGTAATCAAGCAGGCCCGTTCTTTGTTAAGATTAAACTTGACGACGAAGCTTTTCAAAATGAGTTAATACCTGGTTCAATGGGCACGGCTGCTATATATACCGAGAACGTGCAAATGGCACATGTCATCCGCAAGGTGATGATCCGTATGGATGCTATCATGAACTTTGTTAAACCATAAGTTAACGGAGTAGCTGATGAAACTTAACTATATTGTGGCCGTGTTTGCGACCATGTCATTACTTGGCTGTGAGGTTAATCAACCGCCAGTTAAGGAAGATATGTACAAGCAAGTCATGCCTGAAACCAATCAAGCGCCGGCGAGTCAATACAGTGAAATTGCCAATGCCGCGATTGGTGAAGTCCAGGACGGCTGGTTGAAAAACTTTAATGATCCCAAGTTAGAAGCAATTGTTGAAGAGGCTATTCGCAATAACTTAAATTTGCAAGCTGCTGTAGCCAAACTTGATGCCGCTTCGGCTATCGCTGTGCAAGCGGGCGCTGAGTTAAAACCTGTAGTAGGTATTGGTGGTCAATTTGGCAATGATCAACTGTTTTCAAACAGTGGTTACCAAATAGAAAATGACGCAATCGCGTTATCGATGTCGTGGGAATTAGATTTATGGGGGCGTATTCGCTCGCAAAAAGCAGCCGGAGAAGCTGCCTTTGAAGCTACTCAATATCAAGTGATGTGGGCGTATCAGTCGATTGCTGCGCAAACGGCGAAAATCTATTATTTGCTAACCGAAGCGCAAATGCAGCAAGGCTTAGCACAAGAAGCGGTTGAGCTCTACGAAAAAACCTATGACATCGTTGCCGCTAAATTTAAACAAGGGCAAGTTACTCAACGCGAAGTCTCCTTAGCTAGTGCAAATGTTGCGTCAGGTAAAGCGACAGTGCGCAAAGCACAGAGTGCTTTATTACAAGCTTCTCGGGCATTGGAAATTATGTTGGGTCGTTACCCTGCTGCGGAAATGGCTGGTGCAAAAGATCTTAGCGCGAGTTTACCGCCGATCCCTGTGGGTTTGCCATCTGAACTGCTCGAGCGTCGCCCAGATATTAGAGCTGCAGAAAGAGCTGCTGCTGCTCAGTTTTATCAGATTCAGAAAGCTGAGGCGGCCAAATTACCTAAAGTATCACTAACTGCAGGGGTTGGTTCAGTTTCAAATGATTTAACTCAGATCATTTCGTTGGGCAACAACTTTTGGTCAATTGGGACAAATTTCGTTGCCCCAATCTTCACTGGTGGTGCACTAGAGGCTCAAGTTGATATTGAATCTGCAGGGTATCGACAAGCCATGGCCAATTACGGTTTAACCGCGCTTAAAGCATTTAGTGAAGTTGAACAAGGTTTAGCAAATGAAACACTATTGCGTGAGCAACAAGAGTACTTGATGCAAGTGGTTGCAGACTCTAAAGAAGCATTGCGTGTTACCAATACTCAGTTTAATGTCGGTAAAGTTGATTTGCTTTCCGTTATTCAGCAGCAAGGTCAGTTAATTGGCGCCAAAGTCAACTTACTCAATATTAGAGACGCGCGTTTACTGCAGCGTATCGATTTACATCTTGCATTAGGTGGTGACTTTCAAAATACACCTAAAGTAGTGCCAGAGTAAGCCTTACTTAGTTAAAAAAACTAATATAAAACAAAAGCCTTTCCAAAAATAGGAAGGGCTTTTTTATTTCTATAACGGCAAACCTCTCGCTATTAATTTCACGTTTGCTTTTTAACTGACGAAATCCACAATTGGTCGAGAATATTATGATTTACGCTATTCATTGGCTATATTGTCAAGCACATAATAAAAATTATTGGTGTTCACCGAGCATGAAAATTCATGCTTTCAATAGGGAATATATATGTCATTTAAAAAACCTTTAATCGCGATGGCGATTGCCGCTTGTGCAATCTCAAGCCATGCCTTCGCGACAATTGATACCAGTTTATTGGCGGGTTTAAAAGCTCGAAATGTGGGGCCTGCTGCAACTAGTGGCCGTATTTCTGATGTTGAAGCCGTAGTCTCAAACCCTAATATTATCTATGCGGCGGCAGCGTCGGGTGGCATTTGGAAGTCGGTCAATGCGGGCTTAAATTGGCAGCCTATTTTTGATGAACAAGATTATGCATCGATTGGCGCAATTGCCATTAATCAAGCCATTCCAGATATTGTTTGGGTCGGTACTGGCGAGGGTAATGTTCGCAACTCGGTTTCTATCGGTGGTGGCATATATAAAACGCTCGATGGCGGGAAAAACTGGCAAAAACTTGGTTTAGAAAAAACCGAACGGATTAATCGCATTGTGTTACACCCAACCAACCCAGATATTGCTTATGCAGCGGCAATGGGGCAGTTATGGGGTGAAAATGAAGAGCGCGGCATCTACAAAACGATTGATGGCGGGAAAAGCTGGCAAAAGATTTTGTATGTTAACGAAAAAACCGGTGCCACCGATATTCGCATCGATCCAACTAACCCAAATAAGCTGTACGCCTCAATGTGGCAGTACCGTCGTTGGCCATATCGCTTTGAATCGGGCGGTGAAGGCTCTGGCCTCTATATTTCAAACGATGGCGGTGAAACTTGGCAGGAAAAAACAGCCGCAGATGGTTTACCAACAGGTGACTTAGGGCGTATTACGATTGAAGTTGCGCCGAGCCAGCCAAGCACTGTTTACGCATTAGTCGAAGCTGAAAAAAGTGCCTTGTTGCGCTCTGACGATGGCGGTGATAGCTGGCGTACAGTCAACGATGATGTTGGCGTAAGCGACAGACCATTTTACTACGCGGAAATTGAAGTTGATCCAAACGATCCCGATACCATCTATAACATCGCGACATTTTTGCGCCGCTCTATTGATGGCGGTAAAACCTTTACGAAGTTAGATAAGATTGATTGTTGTGCCGCCGGTAATACTATTCACATTGATAATCACTCGGTGTGGATCAACCCTGAGAACTCAAAACACATTATTTTAGGCAATGACGGTGGTGTCCAAATTACCCAAGACAAAGGCGATAGTTGGCGTTTTGTGCAAAATTTGCCTATTTCACAGTTTTATCACGTTCGTGTTGATAACGGTCATCCTTACAATATTTACGGTGGTTTGCAAGACAATGGCTCTTGGCGAGGCCCTGCTGAAATCTGGCAAACAGGCGGTATTCGCAATGTTCACTGGCAAGAAATTGGCTTTGGTGACGGCTTTGATGCGATGGCGTTTCCTGATGATATCACACAAGGCTACAGCCAATCTCAAGGTGGTTACTTGAGCCGTTGGAATTTAACGACAGGTGAAGAAAAGCTGATTCGTCCTAATTCGCCGAGCCCTGATGTAGAGTTACGCTTCAATTGGAATGCCGGTTTAGCACAAGATCCGTTTAATAACGACACGATTTATTACGGCAGCCAGTTTGTTCACAAATCAACAGATCGCGGTGAAACTTGGCAGGTTATTTCTGATGATTTAACGACCAACAAGAAAGAATGGCAGCGATACAAGGATTCAGGCGGTTTAACCCCCGATGTTACTGCTGCGGAAAATTATACGGCGATTATAACGATTGCACCGAGCCCAATTAAACAAGGTGTGATTTGGGTAGGTACCGATGATGGTCGTATTCACGTGACGCAAGACGGTGGTAAATCATGGCAAAGCGTTGAGTCTAAAGCACGTAAAGCACCTGAACATGCCTTTATTCCGCATATTCAGCCATCTAAGCACAAAGCTGATGAAGCCTTTATCGTCTTTGATAATCACCGTAGTGGTGATATGAGACCCTATATTTTTAAAGCGTCTAAGTTTGGTAAAAAGTTCACCGATTTAACCACTAAAAATATTAAAGGCTATGCCTTATCAGTCGTGCAAGATCACGTTGATGAAAATCTATTGTTCTTAGGGACTGAACTGGGTTTATACGCGACCACTAACGGTGGTGATGCTTGGTTCAAATGGACACAAGGCGTGCCAACGGTGTCAGTGATGGATTTAGCCATTCAAGAGCGTGAAAATGATCTTGTTGTCGCCACCCATGGCCGTTCAATTTACGTGATTGATGACTACAGCGCACTGCGTGGCATGAATGACAAAACCTTAACACAAGCGTTGGCATTATTGAGTGTCACCGATGGTCAACAATATGTTGCTAATCGCGCGCCATCAACCCGTTTTTGGGGTGACGCTGCCTATGTTGGCGAAAATGAAGCTTATGGTGTTGTCTTGACAGTCAATGCCGCTGGTGATCACTTACCACATCCAGATAAAGCGCAAGAAAAGGCGCGCTTGGATCGTTTAGCTAAAACTAAAGCCGCTAAAGATAGCGATAAAAAATCAGCAGAAGCGACGGTTGTCGTTACTAATAGGCAAGGTAACGTGGTTCGTACTTTTAGAACGAACCTTCACCAAGGGGTGAATCGTATCGTTTGGGGCATGGAATCTGACGGTGCTAAAGCGATGCCTGGTAGTCCGGCAAGTGATATTCTTAGCCCTGGCCCACAAGTACCACCGGGTGAATATAACTTTACAGTGACGTTAAACGATCAAACGATAACGGCTAAAGCGAACGCGTTAATCGATCCGCGTTTCGATGTGAGTGTGGCTGATCTTGAAGATAACTACCAACAGCAACATCAAGTTGTTGATATGTTATCGCTAGTGGCAACGGCTGCACACAAGCTAGCGGATAGTAAAAAGGACATTGAGCTTATCCAAGCGGTCGCGAATAAGGCACTTAGCGAAGTAAAAGAAAATAAAGAAGAGCACATAGCCAGTAAGTTAAATGAAACCGCTGATAAGTTACTCAAGCAAATTGGCGAGCTTGATAAAGGCTTGCGCTCATTGCCAAATACCAATGGTATTGTTGATGAAAGCTATAAGGTAACGTCGAAAATATATACCGCTTGGGGCTATGTCGGCAGCACTTATGGCAAGCCTTCACCCACGGCGGCGTTCTTTATTGAAGAGGCGAAATTAAGCCTGACGCAAAACGTTGATAAGATAAATCAGTTCTTAACAACAGATCTAGCGACTTTCAAAGCAGATTTTGAAAAATCAGGTATTCAGTTACTGTCAAACAGCGAGGCTATCTCGCTAAATTAACGTAAAAAACGCCCAGCATTGCCTGGGCTTTTTTCTACAAGGATGCAGATTAATTGTGAGCTCTTATGGATAAGCTATTTCACACGTTTATATGTTTAAAATATAAGGTCAAAATAATGAAAAAAGTCCTGCCATTTATTGCCACGGCACTTGCCCTAGCCATTTCTCAAAATAGCGCTATCGCAAAAGACGGCGCGAATGATGCAAGTATTTATGCCAATATTCCAATGCGTAATTTGGGCCCAGGCGTTACCGGCGGTCGCGTAAGTGATTTTGCCGTTAACCCTAACAATTATAGTGAGTATTACGTTGCTACTTCATCGGGTGGGTTGTGGAAAACAACCAATGCCGGTACAACGTGGAGCCCGATTTTTGATAGTCAGGCGAGTTACTCGTTAGGCGATGTGACACTAGATCCCAATAACGCAAATGTTGTTTGGGTCGGTACAGGTGAAAACAATTCACAGCGCTCAGTTGCTTATGGTGACGGGATCTACAAGTCAGTAGATGGCGGAAAAAGCTGGCAAAACATGGGGCTTAAAAACTCAGAGCATATCAGTGAGATTTTAGTCGATCCACGTAATTCAGATGTTGTTTACGCGGCTTCACAAGGCCCGCTGTGGAGTAAAGGTGGTGATCGCGGCTTGTTTAAAACAACTGACGGCGGGCAAACATGGCAAAATGTTTTAAATATTAGTGAACATACAGGGGTTAGTGATATTGCTTTTGACCCACAAAATCCTGATGTTATTTACGCAACCAGTTATCAACGTCGTCGCCATGTCTGGACATTAATTAACGGTGGCCCAGAATCAGCCATTCACAAATCAACCGATGGCGGTAAAACTTGGCAAAAAATTACCAACGGCCTACCAAGTGGTGATTTAGGCCGCATCGGCATAGATGTTGCGCCAAGCTCGCCTAATATTATTTACGCGATTGTTGAGTTGCCAAACGATAAAGGTGGTTTTTATCGCTCAACCGATTATGGTGCAAGTTGGCATAAGCAAAGTAGTTACGTTTCTGGTTCACCACAATATTATCAAGAAATCGTGGTCGATCCGAAAAATCCAAATCGCGTTTATTCGCTCGACACCTACATGATGGTAACCGAAGATGGCGGTAAAACCTTTACCCGTGCGGGTGAAGCGCATAAACACGTTGATAACCACGCACTGTGGATCAACCCCAATAATACTAATCATCTTATTGTCGGCAGTGATGGCGGCGTTTACGAGTCGTTTGACCGAGCGAAAAATTGGCGCTTTTTCGACAATATGCCATTAACTCAGTTTTACCGAGTGACCGTAGATTACGATTTACCGTTTTATAATGTTTTTGGTGGTACGCAAGATAACGCATCGTTAGGCGCGCCGCACAGAACAACGAACACGTCAGGTATTAGAAACTCAGATTGGTTATATACCCAGTTTGGTGACGGCTTTAAAACCGTGATTGATCCAAGCGATCCAAACATTATTTATTCACAATACCAATACGGTGGTCTAGCGCGCTTTGATAAACGCTCGGGTGAGCGCGTGCAAATGCAGCCCGTATCACCAGATGTTAATGAAGCGCAGCGCTTTAACTGGAATTCACCATTATTAATTAGCCCGCATAATAATGAGCGTTTATATTACGCCTCACAGCGAGTGTTTAGCACTAACGATCGCGGTGATACTTGG carries:
- a CDS encoding HlyD family secretion protein — protein: MLVFCTIIFIALLFVLIKINVLPNSSKTWALLVPFEFFLILGFFIPLQWGAPAADVRALAYTVPITPNVAGQVTEVLVEPNVEIQKGQPLFTIDPTQYEAALEGLQAQLALAKTRLKQSEELAKQDAGSIYELQAYQAQVQGLEAQIKNAQWNLDETVVKAPTDGIVTNLALRPGQRVVNAPNYMAMSFTDTSEIILGSQVLQNFSRNIKPGNIVEVTFKAYPGKVYAGEVVHMIPATAQGQFANTGMNITPQSNQAGPFFVKIKLDDEAFQNELIPGSMGTAAIYTENVQMAHVIRKVMIRMDAIMNFVKP
- a CDS encoding VPS10 domain-containing protein, coding for MSFKKPLIAMAIAACAISSHAFATIDTSLLAGLKARNVGPAATSGRISDVEAVVSNPNIIYAAAASGGIWKSVNAGLNWQPIFDEQDYASIGAIAINQAIPDIVWVGTGEGNVRNSVSIGGGIYKTLDGGKNWQKLGLEKTERINRIVLHPTNPDIAYAAAMGQLWGENEERGIYKTIDGGKSWQKILYVNEKTGATDIRIDPTNPNKLYASMWQYRRWPYRFESGGEGSGLYISNDGGETWQEKTAADGLPTGDLGRITIEVAPSQPSTVYALVEAEKSALLRSDDGGDSWRTVNDDVGVSDRPFYYAEIEVDPNDPDTIYNIATFLRRSIDGGKTFTKLDKIDCCAAGNTIHIDNHSVWINPENSKHIILGNDGGVQITQDKGDSWRFVQNLPISQFYHVRVDNGHPYNIYGGLQDNGSWRGPAEIWQTGGIRNVHWQEIGFGDGFDAMAFPDDITQGYSQSQGGYLSRWNLTTGEEKLIRPNSPSPDVELRFNWNAGLAQDPFNNDTIYYGSQFVHKSTDRGETWQVISDDLTTNKKEWQRYKDSGGLTPDVTAAENYTAIITIAPSPIKQGVIWVGTDDGRIHVTQDGGKSWQSVESKARKAPEHAFIPHIQPSKHKADEAFIVFDNHRSGDMRPYIFKASKFGKKFTDLTTKNIKGYALSVVQDHVDENLLFLGTELGLYATTNGGDAWFKWTQGVPTVSVMDLAIQERENDLVVATHGRSIYVIDDYSALRGMNDKTLTQALALLSVTDGQQYVANRAPSTRFWGDAAYVGENEAYGVVLTVNAAGDHLPHPDKAQEKARLDRLAKTKAAKDSDKKSAEATVVVTNRQGNVVRTFRTNLHQGVNRIVWGMESDGAKAMPGSPASDILSPGPQVPPGEYNFTVTLNDQTITAKANALIDPRFDVSVADLEDNYQQQHQVVDMLSLVATAAHKLADSKKDIELIQAVANKALSEVKENKEEHIASKLNETADKLLKQIGELDKGLRSLPNTNGIVDESYKVTSKIYTAWGYVGSTYGKPSPTAAFFIEEAKLSLTQNVDKINQFLTTDLATFKADFEKSGIQLLSNSEAISLN
- a CDS encoding HdeD family acid-resistance protein, coding for MAFLSDSVRASGQLGTGFGISIVILGIICLIAPFVTGLATTAMLSVLILAAGITTLAYVFNAKSFGAGALQFVSGALITALGSYMLANPTESLGAFTIAVIAYLLIDGILTVVTSFKLKPISGWGWTLASGLSSLLLGGLLWYQWPLSGAFAIGILVGVRLIFAGWSYVMLGAVTNQVGNEIEKEIEKEIDNETEKAIGV
- a CDS encoding DUF3302 domain-containing protein, translating into MTGLDYFAWVVFITIIVAALAIVVALCKIPGKIAKDNNHPQAEAINVAGWLGLLLSFGVIWVIAIIWAKTKPVTTNVPSEIEDIKASIAQLQKQLEAKQGDDAC
- a CDS encoding efflux transporter outer membrane subunit; this encodes MKLNYIVAVFATMSLLGCEVNQPPVKEDMYKQVMPETNQAPASQYSEIANAAIGEVQDGWLKNFNDPKLEAIVEEAIRNNLNLQAAVAKLDAASAIAVQAGAELKPVVGIGGQFGNDQLFSNSGYQIENDAIALSMSWELDLWGRIRSQKAAGEAAFEATQYQVMWAYQSIAAQTAKIYYLLTEAQMQQGLAQEAVELYEKTYDIVAAKFKQGQVTQREVSLASANVASGKATVRKAQSALLQASRALEIMLGRYPAAEMAGAKDLSASLPPIPVGLPSELLERRPDIRAAERAAAAQFYQIQKAEAAKLPKVSLTAGVGSVSNDLTQIISLGNNFWSIGTNFVAPIFTGGALEAQVDIESAGYRQAMANYGLTALKAFSEVEQGLANETLLREQQEYLMQVVADSKEALRVTNTQFNVGKVDLLSVIQQQGQLIGAKVNLLNIRDARLLQRIDLHLALGGDFQNTPKVVPE